Proteins from a single region of Limosilactobacillus fermentum:
- a CDS encoding aminotransferase, with product MKIKDFGVEQWMNEYETKAKYNLGETCVSSLSIRELCELVGVDVNDFAKQLVDRHLTYGAIEGAVELKETITRLYQNLTPDEIVTEHGAIGANNLVLNALVEPGDEVIAVTPTYQQLQSIPEAIGATVKLLPLKRENGYLPDAEQLRGLVSDKTKLIVLNNPDNPTGALMSQAGLQTIVDIAKSVDAYVLCDEVYRHLTQEDGYSPSIIDLYDKGISTSSFSKVFSLAGIRLGWLATHDQAVMKACLSYRDYETISCGQLDEMVGTLALKNQAVLLERNRGIVRENLKVLEEWVHQQPHITWLKPKAGTTALLYYDFDLPSTIFCDRLMKEYETLLVPGSCFDIENSLRIGYAFETTHLRDGMNQLGKFLAKLEQEAR from the coding sequence ATGAAGATTAAAGACTTTGGCGTGGAACAATGGATGAACGAATACGAAACGAAGGCCAAGTATAACCTGGGCGAAACCTGCGTTTCCTCGTTAAGCATCCGTGAATTGTGTGAACTGGTGGGTGTGGACGTTAATGACTTTGCTAAGCAGCTGGTTGATCGGCACCTGACTTATGGCGCCATTGAAGGGGCGGTCGAGCTAAAGGAAACAATTACCCGGCTCTACCAGAATTTGACGCCGGACGAGATCGTGACCGAACACGGGGCGATTGGAGCGAACAACTTGGTCTTAAACGCCTTGGTGGAACCCGGGGATGAGGTAATCGCCGTGACGCCGACTTACCAGCAACTCCAGTCCATCCCCGAAGCAATCGGGGCGACGGTTAAGTTACTACCGTTAAAGAGGGAAAACGGCTACCTCCCGGATGCTGAACAATTGCGGGGGTTAGTGAGTGACAAGACTAAACTAATCGTCTTGAATAACCCGGATAACCCCACCGGCGCCCTGATGAGCCAAGCAGGGCTCCAGACGATTGTGGACATCGCCAAGAGCGTTGACGCTTATGTATTGTGTGATGAAGTCTACCGGCACCTGACCCAAGAAGACGGGTACTCACCGTCAATTATCGACCTCTACGATAAGGGGATTTCGACCTCATCGTTTTCCAAGGTCTTTTCCCTCGCCGGGATTCGCTTAGGTTGGTTAGCGACCCACGACCAAGCGGTGATGAAGGCCTGCCTGTCCTACCGCGACTACGAAACGATTTCTTGTGGCCAGTTAGACGAAATGGTCGGTACCCTAGCCCTGAAAAACCAAGCAGTGCTCCTGGAGCGGAACCGGGGGATTGTCCGGGAGAACTTAAAGGTCTTAGAGGAATGGGTTCACCAACAACCACACATCACCTGGTTAAAGCCTAAGGCGGGGACCACGGCGCTTTTGTACTATGACTTTGACCTACCAAGCACCATCTTTTGTGACCGCCTAATGAAAGAGTACGAAACCCTACTGGTACCGGGGAGCTGCTTTGACATTGAGAATTCGCTGCGGATCGGCTACGCCTTTGAAACCACCCACCTGCGCGATGGGATGAATCAATTGGGGAAGTTCCTTGCTAAATTAGAACAGGAAGCAAGGTAA